The Solanum lycopersicum chromosome 2, SLM_r2.1 DNA window AAATCTAGTAATTTGACCTAACGAAAGAAGTGACGACAAATTTCTATTGTACTGGTGATCTTGGACGTGAACTAAATCAATTTAATCTGAGAAAGAGtgctatatttttattttattccaaGCAACAGTTAGTTGGATGAAGATTACGACTTGAAGCTCCAGTAGGACAATTTTTTTGTGTTGTGTAGAGATTAGGTGGGTACATAACTCTAGCAAAACCGGTAACCTGAATGGAATAAGTGTTGGTGGTTTATGGATATCAGGTTATTGAGTTACCAAATTTGTAGGATGAGAAATGGTTGTGTGCGAATGGAATTTTTATGTTACATTGCCACATGGTTATGGCTGAAGAGAAAATGCAACCCCAAATTGATAGAAATTCTCATTTCTAAGAACTTCGagaatgaaaattaaaatgtattagcCCTGACAACGTTGGAGTAGAAAGTATTAGCCAAGGGTGTTAGAGTTACCTTGGAGTAGTAATCGACCTTGGTGTCTATCATGGGAGAGTAATGTTGACAAAAAGAAGTAGGTGGTTTATTCCAATACTTCTTAAGTTTTGGTGGAAAAAGAGCTGCCCGGTATATGTGCTAGTGAGAAATTGAAGGTACTCGGTGGATTAGTTGAGCTACAGGTATGTTGACTAGTGCATCATCATACTAAAGGTAAAAGGAAGTACTTAAAAATTATGTCCCCCATGTAGCAATTCCATACTTTTTATCTACTATGCCAATTTAAAGTTGCTAAACATATCCTGGAACCATGTAGAATGGTGTTGGATATATTATGGAACAATGGTTTTAGATACTAAGTCGCTTGGACTATCTACTTTAGGTGCCGCACCCGTGTCGACACAACATGGGTGATTGGGTGTGGGTGTGAGATTCATGTCCGATTTGGCCAACCGATTTTGAGTATTTTGACCAAAATCGATGGGAATTTGGATAGTTTTAATGATTTCTATAATCAATACAAAAGCTAAggcaaaattgaagaaaatggaataccttttatatagaaatttctatgttactcttttttcctttaatCTCCTTCCAAGATTTTCCTCAAGTTCTCCACATAATATCTAATTTATAACTctattttttagatatttcaATTACTTTTAGGCGAATCCCGCACCTGGATCCATATTcccaaatcttaaaaattagATCATGAAGGATCGGACCTCTAGATTCGCACCCGCATCGGACACCCGCACCTGCAGTGGCAGAGTCGGGATTTTCAATAAGGGGGTTCAAAATTCATAGAAATAGACTCGGAATAGCCGAAGAgggttcaacatctactatatatacataaaatattattttaatcatgtataaatattataattttccgTCGAAGGGGGTTGTACCAAGGTGGATCCGCCACTGTGCACCtgagtccgagcaacttaggtTGGACATATAATGGAACTTTAGTATTTGatgtttaataattaaaatctgCATGTTGTATTCATGCAATTCGATttaatttcaagcactcttacTTAAAATAACCTGTCTCTTTTTTGTTTCCTACATTGTCAACTCCATAGAAGAAGCTTTTGATTGGGAATTTTGATCAGTTAGGCCAATTTTAGTTTGTATGTCATCTCCTGAACTCGTGAGCATATATTTCTTTGCTTGCTGCTATGGCCTAATTTCAGAATATCGTCTAATTGAGCTTCTCCAGAGCCAGTCTAATGGATCGCAGCACTTTAGAGTGAAGGCTAATTATTCTGGAGATCAATACCGTCACGGTCACCGTCAGCGTGAGGACTACAAGGATAAAAGCACCAGGAGCCACAGAAGAAATGACGACAATGAGGATTACAGCCGTTCCAGGAACCATAAATTTGACAGGTCATTTTAGGAAAAGTGTTTGTATGCATAAGCTTTTAGATCTTTCCATTTGTTATGATGGTTCTTTTGTGGGGTAGGGGGTGAGTCTATTTTGAATTGATAGGTCATACTTCCCTCATGGTTTATTATGTTCTGTCTAATTTCCAAATGTTATAGCTACATTCAATTTGAAGAAATAAATAGTTAGAGGATAGTTAATATATAGGATTTGTTAACACAAACAGTTCCATGAGGAAAATCAAGGCACTCGGCTCTCAGCTGGAAGTCTTTGTACAGTTGTAATTTTGGCCAACATAAGACAATTCTTGCTGTTTCAACTATAAGAAGAATATTTCTTTGATTGGTTTcctttattttatacatttttttttgataagtaaAGCTTTCTATCAATGGGCAACATTAGCACTAAGGCTGTTCTGGACACTACAGTAGGATGTCCCAAGTACAAAATTTGTTCAACTTTGTAATAAACTAAACGGAATCTGCCATAGAGTGCTCTTCATATGCATATTATACATTCACTGAAAAGCTAACTAACTAAGCATCTCTATTTGAGGACAAAGAGTGCAGTTCTTCTGTTGAAACATCTTTGATTCCTTTCTTTCTGCACCACCTAACAGACAGATGCAGGAATGGTTCTCCATAATCTGCTCAGCGCCCAAGGAGTTCCTTGACATTCTTTGGCATCACATATCTTAAACCCAAAATATGTTCAAAATAAGGTTCCACAACTGGATAGGTGGGAAAAGTgcaaatagaaagaaaaaaagacgatatttatcatttcatatttatctttGTACTTCTCACAGCAACAGATTCTTGGCAGGTTATTAGATATTAaagaattaaagaaaaacacacagccaaattatacatataaaccTTTTGTTTCATGATGGATTATATATATAGCTTACATGATTGTTTTACGAGTACAAGTAACACACtggatgaatgaatatttttttttgtgagaaTGGTAACATTAAAatgattatcatttttatttggccattttgttattattgtgaTTTTATAGGCGCCAAGATCGTGGAGGTAGATATAAGGGTGAAACATGTGGATCCCGTTCTAGGTCAAAGGATCGGTCTCATGAAGAAGCTAGATCAAGATCAAGTTCTCCTTTACCCCCAAAGAGGTttcctaataatttttttaacaatatgAATTTCCGAATTGATAACTCTTTATTCTTTAATACGCTTTACTCCCAGGTTTTCTTTTCACAAATTTTGGCCTGCAGTAATTTAGTCCGGATTTCATCTCCTAAACTctttttttctatgaaatattGCTCTTGGAATTTCCTCTAGGTCTTGCATTACCTCTTTGTTTGTGTTTTAGTAGAATGAATTTATAGTGGTTTCTTTGTCGTACATCTATTTCTGTTTGGCATCTGAAGCAATCATTTATAGTAACAAATCAATTTTTCTAAACTGAACTCTTCTGATTGTTTACTTTTGTGTTCAAACATCATCCGGGTCTATACTGTACATTGCCAGATTACTATGTTTTTGATGTTCATGTATGAGTGATGACCTTCCTGTGAGATGAAATGTGGAAGTACATTATGCGACCCAAGAAATGTGTGTCTTCAGCCAATTTGGATAGTCTGAGATGTTTTATCAATTTTGTCAATCTTTGGGAACAGTGTACCAACTGATAATTCTGAatcaaattttgtttatttgcTCAGTAAAGAGTCTTGTGCTTTTAGAAACAAATGTCTTGCATGCTCACTTCGTCAGTCTCAAAAAGTAGAATTTGTAAACCGCCTTGAGCTTAACAATGTTCAGCAGCCAAGTAAACTTTTGAATGATGATTAACTTCTTCCCATATACTGATTATATCTTCCATATGTTATTTCGATGAAGGGGTGTGTGGTTTCTGGAACCACACTTGTGGTTCTGTATTTAACCTCTCCCTGGTAATTTACTGTGCtcttttataacttttttccAATCATGTTTAACAGCAGTGGGCAGGTGAAATCTGAACAGGAGTGTGTATTAGCTCAGGCAAGGCTGCACATAGCTATGCAGGTTTGAATACTTTCTAcagtattaaattattattctaaATACTGCCTTTGTCCCAAAAGTTTCGacatttttcactttttgagCTTTGAGCTAAAGTGAACTTTAACTAACATTTTATAATATGTTCACGTGCAGTTTGATATGTGCGAATTGTAATTGTTGTACTTATTGTGAAACTTCTAAACTctaattttaattcaatataataaataaattgatctGATCTAACTCCTAAAATTGGTCAAACTGACCTCAATAAGCTAAAAGTGATTGGGACactgtgcattttcccttaattttgaaTGCTGAAGATTACATTGCTTGCTTGCAGAAATGGCTTTTGAAGCTAGTGGTATGACTATTCCTGGTACAGAGATAGGGCCTGTTGTGACTGCTGAAATTCCAACCAAGGTCTTATGCTTAACCGATAATGACAAGGTAAAATATTGTAGTAATGCTAACGAGTTAGTCATTCTCTGGATGTTTTGAAGGTGATTACCCCTCAAGAATTATTTGATGACGTAGAGTATGAAGAAATTTTGGAAGACATGAAGAAGGAGGCCAAAAATTTGGTAACTGCAGCTTCTCATTCATTAAAATATCTTCTGttatctcttttttgttttatgatatgttcttttgtTTCCATCTGTTTCTCATGTTCACATAGAAATTgtttctattaaaaaaagatgattgaaaatgagacactttcaaattgatttataGTATGATGGTTGATTGCTCACCTTCATAATTGGATGAACCAATGATTTAAGACTTAAATGAAGAAGAGTTTAAGGGAAAAAGGTAACTGGATTTATAATAGTTTTCAGTTCTATGGGCGAAACATTTTTGAATTGATGATAAAAGATTGGGTACCTTTGCGGAACAATATACTTTCAACTGTTCTTGCTTGAACTTTCAGCCACGAATTTTGTCTCGCAAGCTGCTGCTCTATAATGTCGATTTCACTCATAGGACTACCCCTCATAAGTCTCTGCTACTTTCATTGACGTGTTCCCTATTTATGTGGATTCTCGTCTTTCAGTTTATTAATATTTCCTGATATATTGTACATCCATTTCTATTTCGGGATTTCCTTTTATATGTGCTACTCAATCTGTACAATTAAGTATTTGATAAGTCAGTATTGGATTTCCTTTGGCTGAATTATAGGTGACTTGATTGATGTTGTTATTCCTCGGCCAGAACCTGATCAAAAAATGGTGATGGTTTTGGGAAGGTAATAATGTTGTCACTTTTACGTGTCCGagctttaaaaattaattcgaTTTTGTTATGCTGAGCAATTGTTGTATCTGTGCTGTGTGTTCtgcaaatatattttattgtttaaataaTTTGCTGCCATTGAAAGTCCATGGTCACTTCTTGGTTGACATTGGCAAAATAAAGTGCTCTGTTACTACAAGTTATcgcttattttcctttttactgTTTGACTCTAGATTTTGAGATCATCTTAGAATGTACTGTTTAGGCAATTTTTGAATGAAGAAGTGATGCAtaagcatttttatttttttctttcctcaTCTGTCTCTCATATGTATTAATCCTCAATCTGCTGCACAGAGAATTGAAACGACTCATTATTTAATCCTCATAAAAAATGCACACAGAATGTAGCATCACAATCAATTGATCATTTTGCCAGTAATGTACATCTTGATAGTTCACTTCAACCCTGCATGGGTGTTATATATAGCCATATTTCAACAGTCAGGATAATACGCAACAATTATAGTAGTCTTTTTCGATCTTGAATCCCCCCCCTCTCCTTCTTTCAGATGGTTTTGTGTTTCAAACTGCAGGTATTTCTCGAGTACTCTGACACTATCGATTGCACGAAAGCAAAGGCAGCACTTGGTGGCAGGAAATTTGGAGGGAATACTGCTGTTGCCATTTTTTATCCTGAAGACAAATGCTACAAGAAGGATTATGCCTCTTAATTTTCTGAATATCTTCCATGTTTATAGTCTTGTATAGTTTTAGTGCTTGCAATCGGCCATTTAGCTGCGGTCAAGGCCGTtcgataattatttttcttccatcACAATTGCAACGCTAACCCAGCCATATGGTGGGTGGTTTGAGCTGCTTGATATAGTCTCTCTATTAGGAGAAGTTTTTCATGTTTCAAACTATTGTAATGACCAGATTTTGGATATATCTATATAATGCtcaatattactaaaatataaGCCTTGTTCAACTATTAGTTGATACCAATTTCATGTGATTTTAAATCATTTCTAGTACTAatacttttcaattttattcgaTTGCAGATTCAtctaaatattgatatttcaaTAATATTCATTTCCTTTATTAATTAGTTGAGGTTAAAATAACCCAATATTCATCTCAATATAAGTACTAATGTTAACCTAACACAAAGAGAGCAAGGAGAATGAATGAATAATCAGATCTCTTTCTCATTTCTTATTGAAGACAACATAAAAGTTCAAactaccaaaagaaaaaaaaactataaaattgaaGTAGAGATTCAAGAACGTGAAGAAATGCCAAAAGGGAATATAATACTTAGTGAAGTTTTATCCATAAAGTATGATTTGCTGATTAGGATTTGTGTCACTGTCGATTCATGTTTTTATAGATAAATTTTGaccatttcaatttttaatccAAGATTTGTTGGGAACTAAAATCCTCAAGCAACCAATGGTCTAATCTAACTTGGCCATTTCATAAGATTAACATATTGTTTTTGTTATCCAACTCAAGTTTTAAAGcgaaaaagaaaacatttattTAATCCAAAGAACTAAAATCCTCAAACACAACCAATGGTCCAACTCTTGTCCATATTATAAGATTAACATATTCTTTATACTGTCCACCTCAAGTTTAAAgtgaaaaaacaaacaaaaattttttttggttccATGTCATCCACCTCAAGTTAAGAggagggagggggggggggtgactttttttttattctatggCCCCACTAAAATCCATAAAAACAACCAGTGGCCCCACTTGcccatttttatataattaacttaACTTTCTCTCCATCTCAAGATTATTAATGGATAATGTTTGACACTTTTTGTCTCCTCCAACCCTCTTAGCTATAAATACTCATCTAATCACTTATCATTTCTTACATTTTGTACCAAAGTTTATCACCTTGTTTGTGCTTTCTCACTAATTTACTTTTTCATAGATTTTGtttgagaagaaagaaaatgttGGCAATTTTCAAGAAAAGTGTGGTTGATCCACCAATGGAGCTGCAGAGCCCAGCCTCTTTGCAATCATCAAACAAGGCTGTTTCCCCTGAAGAGACTATGAAGAATTTCTTAGCTTCAAATACCAACAATGGGTTTTCTATTGGATTCATGGACAAGGCATTCTTGGCCTATTCCAAACCTCCATCCTCATCAAATGCTCAACAAAGGTGAATCTTTTTAACCCCCCAccagaagaaaaaagaaatcacCCATGCCTCTGTTATCTTGAGATTTGgctatattttttatgaaatgatcgtaaagatttaatttttcaccagtaaataaacaaaaagatgTAGTGGGATGCTAAATGTTAATGATCATTTCTTGAATTCTTCGTTCTTTTGTCATTTTGCAGCTTTTTATTTGTGGTAATGAGACAAATGTATGGACTTTTTTGGTTTTTCAGGTTGTTCTGTGGGTTGAATGACATATACTGCATTTTCTTGGGAAGCTTGAATAACTTATGGGCACTAAACAAGCAGTATGGTCTGTCAAAGGGTACCAATGAGGCCATGCTTGTGAGTGAAGCATATCGTACCCTTCGTGACAGAGGTCCATTCCCAGCTCATGAGGTTCTCAAGGGACTTGAGGGTAGCTATGGCTTTGTGATCTATGATCATAAGGCTGGTAATGTCTTTGTTGCCCTTGTGAGTTCTTTTCTAGTTCTAAAGTTTATCCCCATCAATATGcaatttttaataatggtagttTTCAAGCCTGTTAGTGCTGAGCACCTCAACTATTCATTAGAGTACATGTTGCCTCTTACCAACACAGCTATGTCATAACTGCCTACTAAGGCTTAGGCAGATAGAAAGAAATGATTTTAGCAGATTCTATCTCTTTCTTGCAGTTACAATCACCAAAAGAAAGTGCATTGTCTCTATAAATGTATATAAACAACATTTTCTTACTCTAATTGGAGATGGAATGATGGTGATATCAATCTTGAAAGGGAACATATACAATAGATCATTTATTATATTCTATTAAGacataatttcctttttttctctttcattgaATGTCATGAATTGTGTCTATGTATAGGGTGCTGATGAAACTGCAAAGATGTTCTGGGGAATAGCATCTGATGGATCTGTCATGATCTCTGATAATGTGGATCATATCAAAGGAAGCTGTCTCAAATCATTTGCTCCCTTCCCAACCGGTATGTAGCTCAAATTGGACCAATGTTTAAAGCAAGATGTCTTTTATCTTTTCCAGTTACACTTGACAAGAGGCTGATGGGATACAACTTCTTTtaacaagaaaaatacattgaaaaaaaattgatttttgatgaGATGGATATCTTGGCAGGGTGCATGTACCACAGTGAAAGTGGATTGAAGAGCTTTGAGCATCCAAGTTTCAAGATGAAAGCAATGCCAAGAGTGGATAGTGAAGGAGCCATGTGTGGAGCTTGCTTCAAAGTTGATGTCTACTCCAAGGTGAATAGCATGCCAAGAGTTGGAAGTTCTGCCAACTGGGCTAATTGGGGCCAGCAGGCTTAGGTTCATTTGGACCTCACTTTAACTAACTACaatataaagaagaaaagaaaaaagtactTTATCTTTGTCTTCATTCCTGTTGTTATTTTCTGTTTCCCTATTGTATTTCAATAAGCCTCCTGCATCTTCCATAAGGGCCTCAGCTTTGTAAATTTTCACATGAGGTTCCAACATGAGAAGATTGTTGAGTTTccctttttgtttgttttcttagTTCCTAAGTGTTGAAAATTAGTAATGAGCAATTAGAACATTCTATATAAGTTATTTGTAATGACAATCAAGATGCAATGACCATTTAGTTATTTTCTTCACAAAATTTGTGCTAAACCCCTTTaagtttatgtaaatattgagccCCATCCTCATCCCTAAAATAATTCATTTCAACCACTATGAAATTATTCAGAGATGGATGGTTGGATACTCACTAACATGAGTgaacaatttgaatttgaagcTTACAAAGGAGGACGCAGAGAAAGCTGAGCAGGTCATCTCATCTTTGTCACCAGATGAGTTGGAAAGAATGGTGAGATGGGCAGCAAGGATTCAAACAGGAATACAAGTTCTCAAGATTACCAAAGATTTTGTCATGGCAAATCCTGGCATGAGCTTGGCACTTTTTGTGCCCATTTTTGCAGTCTTCCTTCACCTGTTTGGCTACATCTGAGctttttctgttcttttatattttcttgtcatGTTAGGaaaattcattcattttttcttataagTTAATAAAATTCTATACAGAACAGCACTAAACAGTGCTGGATATGTACAATATAGCATTACAAGAAACTCATACTCCTTAATTATTCTTGC harbors:
- the LOC101268341 gene encoding splicing factor U2af large subunit A isoform X2, translated to MPRFESKNDDRRRSSPYSYKDRKSHHHESQSNGSQHFRVKANYSGDQYRHGHRQREDYKDKSTRSHRRNDDNEDYSRSRNHKFDRRQDRGGRYKGETCGSRSRSKDRSHEEARSRSSSPLPPKSSGQVKSEQECVLAQARLHIAMQKWLLKLVV
- the LOC101268341 gene encoding splicing factor U2af large subunit A isoform X1, with product MSSPELVSIYFFACCYGLISEYRLIELLQSQSNGSQHFRVKANYSGDQYRHGHRQREDYKDKSTRSHRRNDDNEDYSRSRNHKFDRRQDRGGRYKGETCGSRSRSKDRSHEEARSRSSSPLPPKSSGQVKSEQECVLAQARLHIAMQKWLLKLVV
- the LOC101268341 gene encoding splicing factor U2af large subunit A isoform X4; translation: MPRFESKNDDRRRSSPYSYKDRKSHHHESQSNGSQHFRVKANYSGDQYRHGHRQREDYKDKSTRSHRRNDDNEDYSRSRNHKFDRRQDRGGRYKGETCGSRSRSKDRSHEEARSRSSSPLPPKSGQVKSEQECVLAQARLHIAMQKWLLKLVV
- the LOC101268341 gene encoding uncharacterized protein isoform X3, whose translation is MSSPELVSIYFFACCYGLISEYRLIELLQSQSNGSQHFRVKANYSGDQYRHGHRQREDYKDKSTRSHRRNDDNEDYSRSRNHKFDRRQDRGGRYKGETCGSRSRSKDRSHEEARSRSSSPLPPKSGQVKSEQECVLAQARLHIAMQKWLLKLVV
- the LOC101268056 gene encoding uncharacterized protein, whose translation is MLAIFKKSVVDPPMELQSPASLQSSNKAVSPEETMKNFLASNTNNGFSIGFMDKAFLAYSKPPSSSNAQQRLFCGLNDIYCIFLGSLNNLWALNKQYGLSKGTNEAMLVSEAYRTLRDRGPFPAHEVLKGLEGSYGFVIYDHKAGNVFVALGADETAKMFWGIASDGSVMISDNVDHIKGSCLKSFAPFPTGCMYHSESGLKSFEHPSFKMKAMPRVDSEGAMCGACFKVDVYSKLTKEDAEKAEQVISSLSPDELERMVRWAARIQTGIQVLKITKDFVMANPGMSLALFVPIFAVFLHLFGYI